The Solidesulfovibrio fructosivorans JJ] nucleotide sequence CGGGCAGGAGGTCAAGGGCGCGACGTATATGCTGGCCACACGGCCGGACGTGGTGGCGGCCGTGGAGGCCGGGGACAAGGCGCGGCTGGTGGAGATCGCCAAAGAGGCCCAGCGGGAATTGCGCATCGAATTCGTGACCATCGCCAATGCCCAGGGCGTGGTGCTGGCCCGCAGCCATTCGCCGCGATCGGGCGATTCCATCAAAAAACAGATCAACGTGCAAAAAGCCCTGACCGGACAGGCCTCGCTTGGCCTGGAAGAAGGCACGGCCGTCAAGTTTTCGCTGCGTGCCGGGTGTCCCGTCAGGATGGACGGCAAGGTGATCGGCACCGTGACCACGGGCATCAACCTTTCCTCCAGCAACGCTTTCGTGGATGAGATCAAGAAGGTTCTCGGCACGGAATGCACCATCTTTTACGGCGACACCCGCGTGGCCACCACCATCGAGCGGAATGGCAAGCGGGCCATCGGCACCCGCATGGACAACCCCGAGGTCCTCGATACGGTCATCACCAAGGGCAACCGTTTCCTCAAGATCAACAAAATCCTCGGCCGGGCCTACAACACCGCCTACTGGCCCATGGTCGGAGCCGACGGCAAGATCACGGGCATGCTTTTCATCGGCAGCGAGCGCGAGGGCATCGCGGCCACGGAGCGCACCATCTTTTATTCCGTGCTGGCCGCGTCCAGCGTGGCGGCCCTGGTGGTGATGATTGTCGGCTTCTTCACCGCCAGGGGCATGACGTCGCCGCTGCGCCGGGTCATCGATCTGGCCCGCAAGGTGGCCAAGGGCGACTTGGAGGCCAAACCCCAGGGACGCTTTGCCGGCGAGATGGCCGAGCTGTCCGGGGCCATCGAAAAGATGGTGACCGGGCTTAAGGCCAAGATCGCCGAGGCCGAGATGATGAGCCAGGAAGCCGGCGAGGAGGCGGCCCTGGCCGAGACCGCCCGCAAGGAGGCCGAACAGGCCCAGGAACAGGCCGAGGTGGCCAAGCGGGAAGGCATGCTCGAGGCGGCCGAACAGCTCGGCCATGTGGTCGAGAGCATCATCGACGCCTCGGGCGAGCTGGAAAACCAGGTGGAGCACGTGCGCACCGGCGCCGACCACCAGCGCGACCGCCTGCGCGAGGTGGTGGAAGCCATCTCCCAGATGACGTCCACCGTGCTCGACGTGGCCAAGAACGCCTCCCGGGCCGCCCAGTCCGCCGACGACACCAAGTCCAGGGCTTCGGCCGGAAGCTCCGTGGTCGAAAACGCCGTGCGCTCCATCGACCGGGTCAACACCGTGTCCACGGACCTCAAGGCCGCCATGAGCGAACTGGGCGAACAGACCCAGGCCATCGGCCGCGTCATGTCCGTCATTTCGGACATCGCCGACCAGACCAACCTGCTGGCCTTAAACGCCGCCATCGAGGCGGCCCGGGCCGGCGAGGCCGGACGCGGCTTCGCCGTCGTTGCCGACGAGGTGCGCAAGCTCGCCGAAAAGACCATGACCGCCACCAAGGAAGTGGGGCAGGCCGTGGTCAGCATCCAGCAGTCCGTGGCCGGCAATATCGAAAATGTGGACAAGGCGGCCGTGGCCGTGTCCGAGGCCACGGAACTGGCCGAGAAGTCCGGCGGCGTGCTGCGCGAGATTCTCGATCTGGCCGAGACCAGCGCCCGGGAAGTGGCCGGCATCGCTGCCGCCGCCGAACAGCAGTCCGCCGCGGCCGAACAGATCAACAAGGCCATGAGCGAGGTCAGCGAGGTGGTGGAATCCACCAGCTCCGGCATGCATGAGTCCGCCCAGGCCGTGCATGCCCTGGCCGACCTGTCCGGTGATATGGACCAGATCATCGAGAAGCTGCGCCAGGCCTAGGCGCGCTGAGCGGAAAAAGCCGCCGGAGGAGGGGACTTTTTGGCGAAAGTCCCCTCTTCTTATTTACGGCATGACTTTCCTTTTGCCCGCGGCGACGCGGCGCTCTCGGAGAACGGTCCGCGCCTGGGCCTGACCTTTCGGCCCGAGCGCTCCCTGCTCTGTTATTTTCAATATCGGCAAAATGACTTGACCTTTGCGCGCCAGCGGGCGTACTTCCCCACAATCCAAGCAACTTGTCGACAGAGCCAGTGGTTATGCTCCCCAATATTTGCGTGAGGATAACCGGGAGTCGGTTTCGAGACGCATTCGGACGGGTTCGCATGTATCTTGATTCCGCTTATGGGACCACCGCGCAAAGCAACAGCGTGTCGTTTGCCGCCGCGCTCCTGAGAATCGCATATGACCTACGGAAGGCGTACTTCATTCCCTCATGGCCAGGATGAAAAGGATCAAAACTTTTGGAAGGCGACGGCCGAAGGCTATGACGCCTGGATCGCCAGTGACTTTCAGGACCAGTACGAGGTCAACTGGAGCATTCTTGCGAAACACGTGACCCCGAATAGCCGGCTTCTCGATGTCGGGTGCGGACCGGGGACCCTCAGCATCCGTCTTTCGCGGCGGTGCCGTGAGGTCTGGGGCGTGGACGTGACGCCGGAGATGATACGGGTCGCGGAAGAGAAGCTGGCCTGCGAGCCAGCGAACGTGTGTTTCCAGGAGGCCGACGCCTGTGATCTGCCCTTCGAAAACCACACCTTCGACACCGTGATAAGCGTCAATGCCCTCCAGACGATGGACCGGCCGGAGACGGCCATAAGCGAGATGCACCGCGTGCTCAGGCCCGGCGGGGAGCTCCTGCTCATCACCTATTGTTATGGCGAGGCGACGCTCGCGGAGCATAATGCCTTGTTGGACTGGGCGGTCCAGTATGATGGCCGGGCGATGTGGCACAGCTTCACGTTCGCCCAGCTTGACGCGCTGCTTGCGGCCAAAGGGTTCGAAGTGGCCGAGGCCGAGAGGATCTGGGATGGGCCGGTTGTCGCTTTTCTGCGCGGAAAAGCGATCAATGTCTGATTGAGGCCTTCCCCCCGTCTCCTTGAGGGGGAGGGGGAGGCGCTCGTCGTTTGGGATATCGCTGGTCCGGGGCGAGGCCTTACCGGCCCGGGCGGCCGAGGGTCCGGACCAGGGCGTCGTATTGGCGCAGCTGTTCGGCCAAGAAGCCTTGTTCCCCATGGAAGGCGAGGGCTTTTCGCGGGCAGGTCAGAAAGCAGTACAGGCAGCCCAGGCAGTCCGGATGCCCGCCCATCGCGGCCACATCCGCCGGATCGAGGCCGGACGGGCAGAAATCCCGGCACACCCCGCAATCGTCGCAGGCCGCCCGGTCGAGGGTGAGCCCGTCGCAGCGCATCTCCTCGCGGCAGAAAACGTCCTGCCGCAGTCCCGTCTTGAAAAGCAGTGCCCCGAACCAGTCCGTGCCGGCCAGGTAGCGGAAAAGGGCCGTGTTGCGCACGGCCAGGAAATACTTCTGCCGGGCCGGACTGTGGATGAAGCTCGCGATCCGGCCGGCGACCGGCGGGGCCAAAGGCCGCCCGGCCAGAAGCGGCAGGGAAAGCCCGTCGCAAAAGGCGTCCATCTCCGGCGTGACCAGGCCCCGCCGCCGGGCTTCGGCCAGGGGCCGCACCTTTTCCGGCGGAAAGCCGGCCATCCTGGCGCAGGCCAGGTCGATCAGATAAGGATTTTCCCCAAAAATCAGCGTGTCCAGGCGCAGCGGCGTGCCGCGCGTGGGGCCGAGCCCCTCCATGGCGATAAGCGCGTCCACGATGTGGAGGCCCGGGCGCACGGCGAGGTTCAGGTTGACGATGTTGGCGGCCAGGCTCTGGTGGGTTTTTTTCTTGTTTTCCTGGCCGACCAGGCAGCCCATGAGGTTTTTGAGGCACACGGACATGCCGGCCTCGAAATGGGTCTTGAGCTTGGGCAGGTTGATGACGAGCGCCGCATCCGCCACCGGCGCGGCGACCATGGCCGTGACCCCGTTTTCGAAGGCCACGGGCTTACCCGGGACGTGGTTGAGGTCCACCACAGGACAGCCGAACCGCGCCGCCGCCTTGTCCACCATAAGCCGCCCGATCACGCCGATCTTGTTGCGGTAAAAGCCGGAATTGGTCCCTTCGCCGACCGTGACGTCGCTGTAGCCGGCGTCGCGCAGATGCCCGAGCAGGGCGCAGAGCAGGCGCAAATCCGTGGTGTTGCCGGTCAGCGCGTTCATGTTGGCGTTGAGATTGGGCTTGACCAGGATGGGCGCGGCCGTATCAGCGGGGAAGACGTGGGCGTAGGCGGGCAACACGTCGGCCAGGGCCTTGGCCGTTTCGGCCAGGGAGGCGGCCCGGCGGATGTCCAGGCGAAATGCGGTCATGCGCGCTCCGGAGCGGGGGTTGGCGTTTCGGGGACGGCCAAAGGCCGTCCGGAAGCCATAACGGGTCCGGAGCGCGAGGGGAAGGGGCGTGTCGTGCCGGCGGGCGTCAGACGGCGGCCGCAGCCACGATGCGGGCCACCACCGCGTCCTCGGTCAGGTCCGAGGTGTCGATGACCAGGGCGTCCTTGGCGGCGACGAGCGGCGCTTCGGCCCGGTTTTGGTCCTGGGCGTCGCGGTGGCGGATAGCTTCCAGAATGGCCTCGTAGTCGGCCGGCTTGCCGAGGGATTCAAGCTGGAGCACGCGGCGTCCGGCCCGGACCTCGGGACTGGCGGTGAGGAAAAACTTGTGGCGCGCCTCGGGGAAGACCACCGTGCCCATGTCGCGGCCTTCGGCCAAGAGGTCCGTGGATGCGCCAAGCGCCTGCTGGGCCAGACGCAGCCGACGCCGGACCACGGGTAAAACGGCCAGGTTCGAGGCCCAGCCGCCGACCCGCTCGGTGCGGGCTGCGTCGGGCAGCGGCGCGCCGTCGACCAGGAGCAGGGTGTCCGCGCCGGAGCCTTCAAGGGCGAAGGTCATGGCGGCGAGCCGGGCGTCGATGGTCGCTTCGGGGAGCCGATGCCCGCCCTCGCCCAAGGCCAGAGCCAAGGCCCGGAACATGGCCCCGGTGTCCAGGTAGGCCACGCCGAGTTCCCCTGCCGCCCGGCGGGAGACGGTGGTCTTGCCCGCCCCGGCCGGGCCGTCGATGGTCACGATGCGGCGCGACTCAGCAGCCATGTTCGATGGCGTCCTTCATTGCGGCCAGAAACATGGCGTTTTCCTCGTCGTTGCCGATGCTCACGCGCAACAGCTCGGGCAGGCCATAGCTTTTCAGCGCCCGCACGATGATGCCGCGCTTCAAAAGCGCCTCGAAGAGCTCCAGGGCGGGGACCGGGGGCTTAAGCATCAGGAAGTTGGCCTGGGACGGATAGACATGGCAGCCAAGCCGCGTCAGCTCTTCGGCCATCAGCTTGCGGCCCCGGACGACGGTCTCGAGGCTCGCCTGCAAAAAGGCGGTGTCCTCGAGGGCGGCCATGCCGGCGGCCTCGGCCAGCAGGTTGACGCTGAAGGGGAGCCGCACCCGCAAAAGGTGATCGGCCAGCCAGTCCGGCATGATGCCGATGCCGAGCCGCAACCCGGCCAGGCCGAAGAGCTTGGAAAAGGTGTGCAGCACGACCACATTGTCGCACTGGGCGAACCGGGGCAGCATGGAATAGTCGGCCGCCGGCTCGGCGAATTCGGCATAGGCCTCGTCGACCACGAGCAGCGTCCTCGGCGGCAGGGACCGGGCGAAGGCCAGAACTTCCTCGGCCGGTATGGCGTGGCCCGAGGGATTGTCGGGATTGGTCAGGAAGACCATGGCCGTATCGTCGTCGCAGGCCGCGCGCAGCCCCGGCAGGTCGAAGCCGAAATCGGGCGTAAGCGGCACCTGGCGCAAGGTGACGCCGCAAAGCTTGGTCTGCTGCACGTAGATGGAAAAGCAGGGCGAAAAGGCCACCACATTGCTTTTGCCCGGTTCGCAGGTGACGCGCACGAGCAGGTCGATGATCTCGTCCGAGCCGTTGCCGGCCACCACACACTCCTTGGGCACGTGGTGATAGGCGGCCAGGGCCGCCACCAGGGCCGGGTTGCCGGCTCTGGGGTAGCGGAAGACCATATCGCCCTTTCTGGCCAGCACGCGCTTGACGAGCGGCGAGGCCCCGAGGGGATTTTCATTGCTGGCGAGCTTGACCACGCGGGTCAGCCCGTAACGCTCCCTGATCTCTTCCATGGACAGTCCGGGAGCGTACGGGGTGAATCCCCGCACCGCTTCGCGGACACGGTCGCTTGGCTGCATGACCGACGGCTCCGTATGCGATAGGCGGTAGAGTGGTTGCTTCTGTCGGGTCCGCGACGTCCGACCGGGCGGATTTCGCGGACAAACCGTTCAACTGGCGGCTTCCCGGAAGAAATACCGCTGTATTTCCTCCGGGACCGAGGCTAGGCGGCCGCGTGCGGTTTGATGGTGAGCACGGGGCAGGTGGCGGTCTTGACCACCTTTTCGGCCACCGAGCCGAAGATGATCCGGTCGATGCCGGTGCGGCCGTGGGTGCCCATGACGATCATGTCGGCCTGCTGGCTGTCGGCGGCCTTGAGGATTTCCTCGGCCGGGTAGCCGGTCAGGACCATGCCGCGCGCCGGCAGGTCCTTGAAGTTTTCGGTGGTGAAATCGTTCATGGTCGTTTCGGCCGAGGCGACCACGTCGCCGACGAAGGTGTCGAGCGCGGCCTGGGGCACGTTGAAGCCCACGTATTCGGCCAGGGACGGGGCCACGTAGACGCAGATGATCTCGGCCTTGGCGGCCCGGGCCAGCGTGGCCGCGTATTCGGCCACGAGCGGGGAGCCCTCGGAGAAATCCACGGCGCACAAAATTTTTTTCAGGGCTGGCATGGCAGCGCCTCCTTGGTTTGACCTGGCTTGTTTCCGCTTAAGTTCCGGCGAGATCGTCCGAAAAGCATGGGGCAAGCCCGGTCGGTCCAGGATGCCAAAGTGGATGGCAATAGACAAGGCGTTTCACCTGTCTTATGCAATGAAACGAAGATGCCTGCGAGAGAAGGACCACGGGGCAAATTTTGCCTGGTTACGAAAATATAATGCGTAATGATATTGGCATGTTCATGGAAAACTGGGAGCTGGCAGGCTCCTTGCATGCCGAAAGGAAACGTTAACGCGGGGGAAGGCCGATGAAAATCCAAAACGACCAATTGACCGCCCTGCAGCAGGCCGCGGCCAATAAGTCCGCTGAGAAGAAGGACGGGTCGGACGCCTTCGCGGCGCTTTTGGCCAAGGAAGTCGGCGAAGGCCAGTCGTCCCAGTCGGGGTTCGCGGCGCCTCCCCTGGCCGGCTATGCCGCCCTGGATGTGTCCGGATCGCAAGGCGCGGACGCTGCCGCGGCTTCGGGTCAACTCAGCGAAGAAGAGCAGGCGGTTATGAGAAACATGGACTCCCTGCTGGCCAAGTGGGAAGACTATGCCGACCAGCTGGCCTCGGGTTCCGGGGGGGATTCCCTCAAGCAGGCCTACGGGGTGCTGGAAAACATTGAAACCGGCGTCAAGCAGCTCAAGGACGACCTGCCAAGCGACGCCAACACGGGGCTCGGTTCCCTGGTCAACGAACTGGAAGTCATGACCGTAACCGAAAAGATCAAGTTCAACCGGGGCGACTACATCTAAGTCGCGCCGGCGCATGTTCCCCTGCAGGACGGAGCCGGCGTGCCGCCGCCGGCTCCGCTCCGCCTCGCGACCACGGCACTTCGTCGGATGGCCGCCGTACATCTCGCCGTAGACCTCGCTTCGATTCAATCCAGAGCAGCCGGAAATTCCCGCAGCGCTTCGTGGCGCGCGCCATGATCCGAAAGCACCGAACGCCAGAGCGTCATGGCGGCAACGGGCACGGACGGCCACTGCGCCTTTGCCAAAAGCGCCAGCATGGCCGGCCAGTCGCCGCCGCGTTCCGGTTCGCGCACCCGGGCCAGGGTCAGGTGGGCGGCGAAGGGTTTTCCCTCCGGCGCGATGCCGAGCGGGGCCAGGGCCGCGTCCACGGCGGCGGCGAGTTCCCGGCAGGCCGACGCGCCTTCCCGCAGTCCGGCCCAGATCACCCGGGGACGGTTCGGGCCCGGGAAAAAACCGCCGCCGGCGAAACCCAGGCGAAAAGGCGCGAACCGTATGCCGGCCAGCGCCTCGCCAACGGCCTCGATGCCGGCCGGTCCCGTAACGGGTGTTTCCCCGAGGAATTTGAGAGTGATATGGGCCTGTCCGGTCCGCACCCGGCTTATGCGGCCGCGGCACAGCGGCGCAAGCGCCGCCCCGAGCCGATTGGCCATATCCTGGCAGGATTGCGGCAGGGCAAGGCCCACGAACGCGCGGACATGATCCATGGCGGCCTCCCGGCCGGGCGTCACTTCTTGGGCGGTTGTTCCTGTTCCTTCTTGGGCGGGAACTCGGTGAAGTAGCGCTCCACGAACTCGTCGATGACCAGGGCCGGCTTTTCCTTTTCGATCAGCTGCTTGTCGAAGTAGCGGACAGCGCGTGAGGTCGAAGGGTAGGGCCACATGTAGATGGATTTGTCGAAGTGTTCGGCCAGGAAAGGGACCAGCTCGTGGGCGAAGGAATCCCGGAAGATCACGGCGTTGGGCCGGGAGGGATCATGGGTGTCCATGACCACGGTGGGCTGGAAGTAGGGCGGCGTGGGCCGGGTATCGGTCGTGTTCACGGCCTTGCGCTTGAAGCGCGGCGTGAAGGTCACCCGGCTTTCGGGGAAAAAGTCTCCTAGGGCCAGCATGCTGGCCAGGCCGCCCTGGAGGTCGGGGGTGATGGTGATATCGAAATCCCCGCGGATTTCCGGTTCGAACTGCGGGAACCACTGGCTTAAGCGCTTCATGATCGCCACGTACCCGGCAAAGGCCCCGAACGTCGTCCAGTGGGTGTCGGTGCGGTAGTAGGCCAGGGCCTGCCGTTTGACCTTGTCCATGACCGGGCGCAAGTCGAGGATGTTGACGCCGGCCCCGGCAAGGGCGTTCACGATCTGGTCGGTGCGGCTTATGGGGCTCACCTTGTTGTACTGCGGCGGCAGGAATTCCGGGTACACGGTGTGCTTGTTGGGGGCGACCACGATCAGGTAGTGGATGCCGCGCTTGGCCAGCCAGTCCTGGCGATCCTTGTAGACCTTGACCCAACGGGTCAGTTGGGCCGGCGTGAAGAGCTTCACCGACCGGTAGTCCTGGATGACGTTGAGCTCGTTGTTCTCCTGGGACAGGAACAGCCAGTCGCCCCGCCCTTTGATGACGTTCTGGTACTGGTTGGAGGAGCGCAACAGGAAGATGTCGAGGATGTTTTCCAGCCGGACCAGCATTTGGCGGAAGCCGAACGTCTTTTCCAGGTAGCCGCGCTGGAGCACGTTGAAGGATTTAAATATCGACCCAATGGAAAACTCCGGCAACGGGTTCGGATCGGTTTCCATCATGTAGACGTTCGGGGCCAGGTCGAAGATATGGTCCGCCACGGGCAGACAGATCATACACAAAAACAAGGCGACGCCGAGGGCGATGACGAACTTGTGGGCAGACGTAGGAGCCACGCTCATGCAAGACCTTAGAACTGGAAGTAAATGAAGGGATTATGCGTGCCGCTGGCCAGGGACATGGCGCACAGGATAAAGACCGCCGGCATCACGACGAGGCTGACCAGCGCCTCCACGCCGTCGTCCAGGGCCACGGGACCAAGTCTGCGCATGGCCAGCACGCGGGTGCGCAGGCCCTTGATCCAGGGAATGACCGGGGTCGCGCCGATAAGGGCCGCCGCCAGCACGATGGCCACCTTGGGGTTGAGGAAAAGGCCCACGTGCCATTCCACGCCCGATCCCTGGGCGAAGCCGGCCATGGCCTTGATGTAGCTGAGGGCCACCGGCAGCGATTCGGCCCGGAAAAAGACCCAGGCCACCATCACCACCAGCAGGGTGTAGGCATGGGCGATGAGCCGCGGTCCCTGGGTCACGCGCTTGGCCAGGGGAAAGCGCTCGATCACCGAGAACAGGCCGTGGAACATGCCCCAGATCACGAAGTTCCAACTGGCCCCGTGCCACAGGCCGCACAGGAAAAAGACCGTGACCAGGTTGAAATACATCCGGGACTGGCTGCAGCGGTTGCCGCCGAGCGGGATGTAGAGGTAGTCGCGAAACCAGGTGGACAGGGAGATGTGCCAGCGCCGCCAGAATTCCTGGATGGAGCGCGATATGTAGGGATAATTGAAGTTTTCCATGAACTTGAACCCGAACATGTGGCCGAGGCCGATGGCCATGTCCGAGTAGCCGGAAAAGTCGAAATAGATTTGCAGCGTGTAGCACAGGATGCCGAGCCAGGCCACGGGCGTGGTCAGGTGCTCGGAGGGAATGGCGAAAATCTTGTCCGCCGGCAGGCCCACCACGTTGGCGATGAGCACCTTCTTGCCGAGGCCGATGACGAACCGGTTGATGCCTTGGGAAAAGCGCTCCAGGCCCACGGTGCGGTGGGTGATCTGCGAGGCGATGTCCTTGTAGCGGATGATGGGGCCGGCCACGAGTTGGGGAAAAAGCGAAATATACAGGGCCGTGTTGGGCAGCGACATCTGTGGCGGCGTCTGCCGACGGTAGATGTCCATGAGATAGGAAATGCAGTGGAAGGTGAAAAACGAAATGCCGATGGGCAAATGCACGGCTCCGACCGTCATGGTCGGCAGCCCGAATTCGCTTAACACCGTGTTGCAGTTGGCCACGAGAAAATTCGTATACTTGAAGATGATGAGCAACAGCAGGTTGAAGGTGATGGCCACGGCCATCTGGCGTTTGGCGTTGCTGCGCTCATGGGCTTTGTAGATCCATATGCCGAACAAATAGTTGGCCAGGATCGAAACCAGCATGATGACGACGTATTCGCCTTCACCCCAGGTATAGAAAAAAAGGCTCGCCGCCAGCAGGATCCAGTTGCGCAGCCGTCCGAAAGTCACACACGAAAAATACAACGCCAGCACGACCGGCAAAAAATAAAAAGAAATGAAGCGGAGCTGAATACCATGGTGGGTGTAGGGGTAGGGGGTTACGGCGCGGCCGCCAAATCGCGGCCTCGGCGCGGAGGGCGAAAACCGCGTCACGCCCGCGCGTCCTCACGCGGGTGATCGCTCTTACCCAAGCAGGCGAGGTTTGACAACTCCCGGACCTCGCACCCCTTGCATTGGGCCGTAAGTCCGCTACAACAAACCATGGAAACGGAAATTTTCCGCCTCGAAGTCGCCCGCCGGTTGCTGGCCGGCCTCGATCCGGCCTGTGTCTGGCGTCCGGTCTACGGCCCCGACGGGACCCTCCTCGCCCCTGGGCACGGTCCCGGCCCGGACGAACTCGAAAGCTACATCGGCAACCTCGACGTGGTCGGCAAGTCCGTCGTCGATCTCGGCTGCAACCTGGGCTACTTCGCCTTCCGGGCGGCCTGGCGCGGCGCGACCCGGGTGCTCGGCTGCGACGTCGACCCCGATGTCATCCGCACCGCCAGGGAGCTGGCCCGCCTGCACGGCCTGGACAACGTGGATTTTTCCGCCTGCGATTTTTTGTGCGGACCGCCCGCCGCGCCGCCCTGCGAAATGGCCATGCTCATCGATTTCATCGGGCGCGGCGTCATCTCCAAAGGCCGGCTCGAAAGTGTGGCCAAAGCCGCCGCCGCCTGGGCCTCGAAGGAACTTTTTTTCACCCTGCGCCCCGCCTACCGCCTCGACGACCTGCCCGCATCCCCGGCTGAACTCGAACGCCTCTACCCCGGCCATGTGCGTGGCGGCCACTTTCATTTGGCCGATGCCCTGGCCGAGCGCCTCGGGCCCGACTGGTCGCCGCGACGTCTCACCGGCAGCGGCCGGGTCAAGGCGGCGCTGCTTTTTACGCGCGTCGGATAAGGCGGAACAGGGGCAGCGCCCCTGCCGGGGTCTGGGGCGGAGCCCCACCCCTCCCGCCTCTCTACCGGCGAAAAAGCCCTTTCAGCCCGTGCGGTTCGCAGCGCAGGTACTGGTCCGGCGCGTCGACCTTGTCGCCCAGGGCGGCGGCGGCGTGCCAGGGCCAGCGCGGATCGTAAAGCATGCCCCGTGCCAGGGCGACCATATCGGCCTGGCCGGTGACGACGATGGTTTCGGCCAGGGCCGGGTCGGTGATGAGCCCCACGGCGATGGTGGGCAGTCCGGTTTCGCGGCGGATGCGTTCGGCGAAGGGGGCCTGGTAGCCGGGGGCGAGGGGAATTTGTTGTTTGGGGGACAGGCCGCCCGAGGAAACGTGGATGTAGTCGCAGCCGAGTTTTTTGATTTCGCGGGCAAAGGCGACGCTGTC carries:
- a CDS encoding methyltransferase domain-containing protein, with the translated sequence METEIFRLEVARRLLAGLDPACVWRPVYGPDGTLLAPGHGPGPDELESYIGNLDVVGKSVVDLGCNLGYFAFRAAWRGATRVLGCDVDPDVIRTARELARLHGLDNVDFSACDFLCGPPAAPPCEMAMLIDFIGRGVISKGRLESVAKAAAAWASKELFFTLRPAYRLDDLPASPAELERLYPGHVRGGHFHLADALAERLGPDWSPRRLTGSGRVKAALLFTRVG